From the genome of Ziziphus jujuba cultivar Dongzao chromosome 4, ASM3175591v1:
TATCAAATATCAAAGGTATTTAGTTTATCCAAtaataaaagttattattttttggataataatttaagttttaaatcactcactggtgatattaaaaaaaaaacattttaattttaattgattgattttttcttataaattaattaaagtatttgcaaagaaagaaatttcaaaaacaaattagatCCAATTCAAAAGCTTTATTTATAGTGGGAtacccataaaaaaattaaacaaaaaaaaaaaaaaaaaaaaaaagagaaccatAAACTTGAACCCGAACCCACCGGATCTGGGTTCAGCAACTTTTGTTTCTCTCTCGCATAGTTTACAAACCTCTCCAAAACCCCAACTTTCCCTCTCATTCTGTAGTTTCACAGGCTCTGAGCAGGAAAAAATGTTCTCTCCAGGAACAAAGAGGCCGAATCTAGGGCACACGAGGCAGGGTTCTCCGGCAACTCCTCTTGCCGAGAATCGCCGCTTCGATTTCGATAATTCAGTGCCTAACCGCCCCAGCACCGGCACTCCAGCTCCTTGGGCTCCTCGACTATCTGTACTCGCCAGGtacctcctatatatatatatatatattatatagcttTTTGGCTATTTGTACTGTAATGGTGGTAGTATAGAAGTGATAATTATAGAGAACTAGCTTAAGTTGGTCAGATATAGAATGGGTTTGTTTTGTGTTCCTTTTTATCAACGCAATTggataatttttcaataattctGCAAAATGTACTTTTTTACTAGAATTCCAACAGTGAGCAAAAATGAGAAAGGGGAGGAGGTTGATCCGATTAAGCCTGTATATGTTGGAGAATTCCCCCAAGTGGTGCGTGATGAGCAGACCAGTTTGCTGCAGAAGCGTGTTCGTGGTTAGTAGTTTATTCATCATCACTTTGTTGTTAATgctaatattcattttgaagacATTTGAGTTGGGTTTGCTATATCATTGGCTTTACACTCGGTAAAGAGTTCCTATCATTGTAAATGTCTAAACTCTGTATTATTCCCGTCCCGTGTAAATTTCAAGAATTCTTGTGTTATTTATTGGTCAGGTGATGCGAGCGTATCTGGTGGAATGGAAAAAGGAACATCTCTTGCTTGGATTATATGTGGTAACAGACTATTTGTTTGGAATTACATATCTCCTGCAACTTCAATGAAATGCGTTGTTCTCGAACTCCCTTCACACGTTTTAGGCAGTGAAGATATTGGCAGGAATGATGGTAACTGTTGGTTGCTTTGTGTTGTTGGTTGGGATAGCACAACTGGGAGAAAGAAGAAAGCTGTAAAAAATTGTAACTCTGCTGGTATTGTATTGTGTAATCGAAAAACTCGTGCTGTTATATACTGGCCCGACATTTACTCTGATGGGGAGAATGTTCCAGTTACCAGTTTTGCAACTTCTGATGAATCAGAGGTTACTTCCTCACCTGCTAATGGGAAGACAACCCCCAATAGGAAGCAACAGTTTAGCAGGCACAGGGGTATTTTGACTGGATTGTGTACGTTTAACTCTTTGATTGCGTCTGCTGTTCCTAATTCCCAAAATGTATGCATTGCATTTGCATGTAGTTCAAATGGTGAGTTATGGCAATTCCACTGCAGCTGTTCTGGCATTGACCGTGTCAAAGTATACCAGGATACTCCAAGTATATCCTTCCAAGGTGGTGATAGTGGTCAAATTGTACGTAGCAAAGGGTATCCAAGGTCAATGATCTGGTCTAACTCACATTTATCTGCACAGGGGTCCAACCGGCGGTTTTTTCTTCTCACAGATCATGAGTTACAGTGTTTTAGTGTTGGGTTTTACCCTTATATAACTGTGTCAAATGTCTGGTCTCATGAAATTATTGGCACAGATGGTGATTTGGGAATCAAAAAGGATCTGGCTGGACAGAAACGAATTTGGCCTCTTGATGTGCAGGTAGACAATTATGGTAGAGTTATTACTATTCTTGTTGCTACCTTTTGTAAGGATCGGGTTAGCAGTTCAAGCTACACACAATATTCTCTTCTGACCATGCAATATAAATCTGGGGTGATTGAAGAACCTACTCATGAAACGGTTTTAGAAAAGAAAGCTCCTATCCAAGTGATAATTCCAAAAGCAAGAGTTGAAGATGAGGACTTCCTGTTCTCCATGAGACTTCGCGTAGGAGGCAAGCCTTCAGGCTCAGCAGTTATACTTTCTGGTGATGGAATGGCAACAGTATCCCATTATTACAGAAACTCTACAAGGCTCTATCAATTTGACCTGCCTTATGATGCTGGAAAAGTTCTAGATGCTTCAATTCTTCCTTCCACCAATGATGGTGAAGAAGGGCCATGGGTTGTACTGACTGAAAAAGCAGGAATATGGGCAATACCTGAGAAGGCTGTTATAATTGGTGGTGTTGAACCACCTGAACGAAGTTTGTCCCGCAAAGGCAGCTCAAATGAAGGATCTGCACAAGAAGACAGAAAAAACCTTTCATATTTGGGCAATATTGCTCCTAGAAGGGCTAGCTCTGAAGCATTTGATGCCAGAGACAGACAAAAGGCTGTTATGAACATGATTGCACATCGAAATGCTCAAGATGAAGAATCAGAGACCTTACTGGGTCAACTTTTTCACAATTTTCTATTGTCTGGGCAGGTTGATACCTCGCTTGAAAAGCTTAAAAACTCTGGGGCATTTGGAAGGGATGGAGAAACAAATGTTTTTGCAAGGATGAGCAAATCAATTGTAGACAGTTTAGCTAAACACTGGACAACAACCAGGGGAGCTGAGATTTTGGCTATGGCCGTTGTCTCCTCCCAACTCTTGGATAAGCAGCAGAAGCATCAAAAGTTTCTCCAGTTTCTTGCTTTATCTAAGTGCCATGAGGAGCTTTGTTCAGAACAGAGTATGTATAAtacctattttatttatatcttatCATGTTTTGTTATCAATTCCCCTTTCCAGTATGATTGGCGTGTGACATGTCATGCTTTATAATGATGGATGGGATGCAATTTCTTCATTGCTTGTGAGCCACTGTGATCAATGAACATGGATATCTGGAATCCTTTACCCTTTGCAGCACATTTATTGTGCATGCTTACTGTTGAACACAGGAGCTGTGCAGAATATATCTTGAATTGTTATTATGTCCAAAATCTTTAGCAAGATCAGTGTGGTCTTTGGCAATTGGCAAGAAGCTGAACTATTCTTTTAGGCTATCATATATTTATCTTATACTTTTAGTGTCGTAGGATCTTTGTAGTAATATATATGAGCAGTTTCTTGTTTACTGTTGTGTTTGACTACAAATTTGTCATCAGAACATGATCAATATGTGCATGTGTAGATTTATGCATTTTGGATGAGTATATTTCCTAAACTCTTTTATCATGGAGATAAAAGCATATGGAGGGATTGGGGATTCAACATGTTCTATTTATTGAGATGCAAATAAAGGAAGACGAAAGAGATTTGAAAGTTAACAGAAggaaaaacataaagaaatgaAATATACTGGGCCTaaacttcaatttttgttgGCAGGATATTCTTTGCAGACTATCTTGGAGCATGGTGAAAAGCTTGCTGCAATGATTCAGCTAAGGGAATTGCAAAACGTTATTAGCCAGAAGCACTCTTCTGGAGTTGGCTCCTCCCATTCTATTTCAGAAAGTCAAACATCAGGTGCATTGTGGGATCTTATTCAATTAGTTGGTGAAAGTGCCCGAAGAAGTACTGTTCTTCTGATGGACAGAGATAATGCTGAAGTATTCTACAGTAAAGTTTCTGATCTTGAAGAAGTATTTTATTGCTTAGACAGACAGCGAGAGTATATAATAGGCATGGAACAGCCATTAGGAGTTCAGATTCAGAGAGCTTGTGAACTGTCAAATGCATGTGTTACTGTACTACGCACAGCCATGCACTACAAAAATGAGCATCATTTGTGGTATCCACCGCCGGAGGGCTTAACACCGTGGTATTGTCAACCTGTGGTACGCAACGGGATGTGGCGCATTGCTTCCTTCATGCTTCAGCTTCTAAAGGAAGCATCCAAACTTGATATGTCCGCAACATCAGATCTTTATACTCATCTAGAAGAGCTGGCAGAAGTTCTACTTGAAACTTATGCTGGTGCAATCATAGCTAAAGTTGAGAATGAACTTGAACACAAAGGCCTGTTGGAAGAGTATTGGAATAGGAGGGATGCACTTCTCGACTCGCTTTATCAACATGTCAAAGAATTTGTGGGATCTGGGCACCAGGTTAATTTCTTGCCTTTGCTCAGTTCTTCCTTCTTTTATCCCCATGCTAAATACATATTCATTCTTGAACTGCTTATCATTGCAGGACTTAAGTGAAGGAACTGATGTGCAGAAAGAAGAAATTCTAAGGAAGCTTTCTTCACAATTGCTATCCATTGCAAAGCGACATGAATGCTACAATACTTTATGGAAAATATGTTGCGACCTTAATGATTCAGAACTACTTCGAAATCTGATGGTAAGGACAAGATCATTCAAGTTTGGTTATTTCAATATTCTGGTTATGATTGTTATTTGGCATATttccacatttatttttatttggtttctgaAATATGAGGCATGTTGCCAGTTGCTTATTCGTGCCCCTTTATTGTTTGCTATATTGTAGATGCTAAACTGCTAATTGACATTATTCATATCATAATTTTGATAAGCATTTTGATGTCATATTCTCCTGCATTTTTGTAAGTTTTCAGGATGTGTCAGAGAAACTATGCCATAATTGGTCTTATTAGTTTACACAGATGTTTTACATTTTCACAGCATGGTATCCTTTAGATGGTTCACTTAGGTAAAACAGTACAGTATATTTTGCCAATTtctgaaaatttaatttgatgtTCTCTTTTGAGGTAgaacaataattatatatacttctatatgttcttttcttttctatattttgttctACTTATGATATATTATCGTATGAGTTCAATTACTCTTTTTCTGTAGTAAGTCAGTAACAAAATTAAGTTATGTCTTTGTAGATGATGCTTGATATATATCTTGTTTTTTGTATTCCATTGTCTTATTAAAGCTTCTATTTTGTTGAAAGTGCTTTTTGAATTGTTGTATAGCATGAGAGCAAGCGACTTAACTTCTTCTGTAATTgaaaaatgttttttctttttcgttttgttGTATAGCGTGAGAGCATGGGACCTAATGGAGGGTTCAGTTACTTTGTGTTTAAACAACTGTATGTGAGAAAACAATTTGCTAAACTCCTAAGGCTTGGGGAAGAGTTTCCAGAAGAGCTATCTATTTTTCTAAAGCGTCACCCGGACCTACTTTGGCTTCATGAACTGCATCTTCATGATTTTTTCTCAGCTGCAGAAACTCTTCATTCGTTAGCTCTTTCTCAAGATGAAAGCTCACTTTCAGATGctgaagaggagacacaccctCACAGTGTAAATATGGTACCAAAATTAGTGGACAGGAAGCGTCTTTTGAATCTCTCAAAGATATCTGCAATAGCAGGTTGATTTACTCACTACCTTTGCTTCACCACTTTTGAAGATTTTTCTCTCTCATTCATCTCTCtgtcatctgtttctttttGTTGCATACCATGTGTTTTTTATCCTTTATTTGtccttttaatttaaaaaaattttaaaatgtattttatttatgtttgatcCACAAAATTAACTGGAGATTTAACTTGTGTGAACCAGCAAGTttagttgtttgaaatgacTTAAGCCACACTTATGCTAAGCACCGGCATTCTTTCTTTATAATTCTAGAAACTTCCTTTTTTCATTCAAGACTATGGtaattgctttttgtttttgttgaacaAATTTTGTGTACTTTGTATTTTTCTGCTCCCAAACCTGACACTTTCCATTTACCTGTGCACATGATTTTCATGTAATTAAGTTGAATCAGATTATGTTTTGTTTAGAAGCTCATTGGTCTCATGacctttatttgaaatatttctaTGGGCATGGCATGAGCAGTTGAAAAGacaatttatttgaattgtcGCCAAGTAATCTTCCACAGTTACATTATCTAACTAAACTAGGAAATTACCTAATTGGTTGCCTAATGAGGTTCTTGAAACAAGTATAGGACACAGAAGTTGGCATTTATTTTGAAGGGTAGAAGCTCACCTTGTAGATGAGATGTGCGCTTCTTGGTTTAGTGTAGCCTTGCTTGTTGTTTGGTTGTCTTCGACACTTGGTCATCTTGTCAGGATATAATAGCTTCATTATTCTTGGAGGTGCTTATTCTGGAAGATGCTTGGCAATGAGAAGTGTATAGTTCAGCAAACACATGCTGTCTTCTATAATATAGCTCTTCTTGTCAGGATGTAATATTTATGTGGTTTGTTGGTTCTGGAGGTATCGATGCTTGATTGAAGGATTAATGAGGGGAGAGAACAATCTTCATTTTTCTGTTGGCTGTTGTTTTCATTTATGATATATGGAATTCCTATATTTGTTTATGTACCGACGGTGATATGAAATATAATTCTCTACCTCATTTGCTTCACTTGTAGGTAAGGAGGCTGAGACCAAAGTGAAGCgaattgaagctgatttgaagatTCTTAAATTACAAGTATGTTCTGTTTTTGAGATACCATATTCAATTTCCATTTTAACACTTGCTTGaggattttcctttttttttttttttttggtccttcccccttccattttcctttttttggtaaGTAATGTTACATGACCGACTCTGGTCATGAACCATGTtaaattttatgttgttttatttatttatttatttatttttaaactaatGGAACTTTACCTCTAAGGATAAAGTAATAGAAAAGATAACCGTTTCTACACTCTGCAAATACTGAAAATACAATCAATTAATTACTCATACTGGCTTTAAACCCTAATTCTAAACAAGTGGCTTTTATTACTTTAATCCTCAAGACTGTCTTTGCCTGAACTAGTAGTATGGACAACAAGCAGGTCATTTtagaattatcaaaatattgtgATTATCAGCTACTTGTTATCCTTTATTAGGGCCTCCAATGCGAATGTGGCTTGTATTGTGGGAGACTGAGTTATGATGAGTTGTTTCTATGGATTTTTGCAAATCTGATGGTTACCTACTGCAGGAAGAAATATTGAAGCTCTTTCCCAGTGAAAAAAAGCAGAGTATTGGAGAGCGGCTCCTCCATCCAGAAGAACTTATCAAGTTGTGCCTTGAACATAAAAGCCCAGAGCTTTCATTATGGGCATTTGATGTGTTCGCGTGGACTAGCTCCTCCTTCCGTAAGACCTATAAAAAGCTTTTGGAGGATTGCTGGAAGAACGCTACTGATATTGACAATTGGAGTAAACTGTATCAGGCATCAATAACAGAAGGATGGGCTGATGAGATAACATTGCAGAATTTGAAGGAAACGGTGCTTTTCAGTGCTTCAAGTAGGTGTTATGGACCACAAGCAGAAATTTATGAAGAAGGATTTGACCAAGTGTTGCCGCTGAGACAGGAAATCTCGGAGCCTCGGAGTCTGAAGGATTCTGGTTTGTCTGTGGAGTCAATACTGATGCAGCATAAGGATTATCCAGAGGCAGGCAAATTGATGCTGACTGCAATCATGTCGGGGAGCTTGCAGGATGATGGTGGCAGAGAAGAAGAGGGTCCAATTCCAATGGAGTGACATCAAGAAGAATGGTTCTTAGCAATGACTTCTTGGAATCTGTCGctaattctttatatatatatgattgtaaGTTTGTAACATCACTAGGTTTCTAGTCTTGATGAGTTTTTCACGTTCTGTTACATCAAATCTGTATCTCGACAGTATAGTTAATGAGGATTATATTTGTTAATTCTTAATTCTTTTCAGTTTATTTTCGGGGTTAATTTCAATCCCTTTTCAGGTTATATAGTTAGTCCTTGAATTGCCATTTAACCATTTGTCCATGTCTTCTTATTTTAAGGATAGCTTGTATGCTACGTGAGACCACACGTTCCAAATGGAAGGTTTCGGGTATGGATGATTTTTGTGCTAAAACCAGCCCATAGGCCTCTTTGGCATTTTcattggttttgtttttgttcttatttatttcttttgcttTGAGAATTTATTATGGTCTAGTTATCCATGCGAATGCTTTACTTGCAGGTTGCAGAGGATAATTAAGATCCTGTTTGTTTTTTCCTCATCcttgattttgcttattttttaatctcaACCATTGATCTTTATAAgaaaaaattcatgaaaaattGTACTTTAGTAACCTAAATTTAAGATTGCGATTTCGGTTCGGAAGTTTTAATTTCAACGGTTTTGGTTTTGAAGTTTTAAAATCGATACAAATTGATCTAATTCCTAACAGTAATCGTTAAAACTTAACGGCTGACATCAATGTAACTTTAGTATGATATCATAATTCAattttcagaaataaaaaaaaaaattttgacaatacgtttattatttttccattttatatttatagttttttatttgaaaaattatatgtgttccatttttatttaaattaaatacccACAATCTTATTTGGACCTAACATTAgaccaagaaataaaaattaaaatacaattggAATTAGTGGtcttataaaaacaattttatcataaaaaaattaaaaataatttctatgcccaaatgaaaacaaaaaaaaaaaaaagaaattagaccaaaatgcaaaataaaaattagaccaaaaatttaaaaataaaaataaaaataattttttttaaaagaataattttttaaaacttttttacaaaaatacatttattatttttttaattttatatttataggtttttatttggaaaattgtatTCAATCTTTTTGTATGTAAATTAATATACCTAcaattataattagatatttttggacataaagttagaccaaaaaatataaaataaaattagaatttttgatctaataagaATAAttctattagaaaataaaattaaaaataattagaccaaaatgctagaataaaaattagaccaaacattaaaaaaaaaaataattataaaaaaaaatttgaaaaagatttgactattttataaaaaagtattatttttcaccaTCGGTAAATAATCACTTGTAGGATCTAAATGTCATATGGCCATTTAAATGGCTCGCTTTTAGGCtttaagtataaaaaatattaaaattaagtaTCTCAATAAAAATTTACTGCATAAACTTATGATCGTCATCAGTAGTAGTGataaatagcaaaatttatttttttaaaccaaaatgacgactaaaactgaaaaaaaaggaaaaataaaaattagaccaaaaaaaactaaatagagACCATTATtccatttttgattttttttaaaatttttctattttggtttattctaatcaatttttttttctttccatttttccctttttgatccccattttggtttataaaatatgtaattttttttaacttaatttttaaaattattatttttattttcaaaatttgatctaatttttattttgatattttgtctaATATTTGGTCCAATAACATTATTCTTATTAgacaaaaattctattttttttaaattttttgaccTAATTTTAGatctaaaaaatttaattatgattgtgggtactttaattaaaataaaaaacagaatggATACAACTTTtcgaataaaaaaacataaatataaatagaaaaacaacaaacgtatttttttaattttttaatttttgatttttttctaacaatcaaaaattccaattttattttaatttttattttttg
Proteins encoded in this window:
- the LOC107432216 gene encoding nuclear pore complex protein NUP133 translates to MFSPGTKRPNLGHTRQGSPATPLAENRRFDFDNSVPNRPSTGTPAPWAPRLSVLARIPTVSKNEKGEEVDPIKPVYVGEFPQVVRDEQTSLLQKRVRGDASVSGGMEKGTSLAWIICGNRLFVWNYISPATSMKCVVLELPSHVLGSEDIGRNDGNCWLLCVVGWDSTTGRKKKAVKNCNSAGIVLCNRKTRAVIYWPDIYSDGENVPVTSFATSDESEVTSSPANGKTTPNRKQQFSRHRGILTGLCTFNSLIASAVPNSQNVCIAFACSSNGELWQFHCSCSGIDRVKVYQDTPSISFQGGDSGQIVRSKGYPRSMIWSNSHLSAQGSNRRFFLLTDHELQCFSVGFYPYITVSNVWSHEIIGTDGDLGIKKDLAGQKRIWPLDVQVDNYGRVITILVATFCKDRVSSSSYTQYSLLTMQYKSGVIEEPTHETVLEKKAPIQVIIPKARVEDEDFLFSMRLRVGGKPSGSAVILSGDGMATVSHYYRNSTRLYQFDLPYDAGKVLDASILPSTNDGEEGPWVVLTEKAGIWAIPEKAVIIGGVEPPERSLSRKGSSNEGSAQEDRKNLSYLGNIAPRRASSEAFDARDRQKAVMNMIAHRNAQDEESETLLGQLFHNFLLSGQVDTSLEKLKNSGAFGRDGETNVFARMSKSIVDSLAKHWTTTRGAEILAMAVVSSQLLDKQQKHQKFLQFLALSKCHEELCSEQRYSLQTILEHGEKLAAMIQLRELQNVISQKHSSGVGSSHSISESQTSGALWDLIQLVGESARRSTVLLMDRDNAEVFYSKVSDLEEVFYCLDRQREYIIGMEQPLGVQIQRACELSNACVTVLRTAMHYKNEHHLWYPPPEGLTPWYCQPVVRNGMWRIASFMLQLLKEASKLDMSATSDLYTHLEELAEVLLETYAGAIIAKVENELEHKGLLEEYWNRRDALLDSLYQHVKEFVGSGHQDLSEGTDVQKEEILRKLSSQLLSIAKRHECYNTLWKICCDLNDSELLRNLMRESMGPNGGFSYFVFKQLYVRKQFAKLLRLGEEFPEELSIFLKRHPDLLWLHELHLHDFFSAAETLHSLALSQDESSLSDAEEETHPHSVNMVPKLVDRKRLLNLSKISAIAGKEAETKVKRIEADLKILKLQEEILKLFPSEKKQSIGERLLHPEELIKLCLEHKSPELSLWAFDVFAWTSSSFRKTYKKLLEDCWKNATDIDNWSKLYQASITEGWADEITLQNLKETVLFSASSRCYGPQAEIYEEGFDQVLPLRQEISEPRSLKDSGLSVESILMQHKDYPEAGKLMLTAIMSGSLQDDGGREEEGPIPME